AGCAGTACAAACGCAGAACGAAAACACTCGTATATAATGCAACTGCGAGAAATATAATATAAGCctatttcaaagaaaaacaaacaaaaaataattcaatcGTCAAATTCATAGCTACCtatgaaatcataaaaatatatattacttaacTAATTGAATGCTCTATATGATTACCACCAGCTGCAGTGCACGCCACAGTCtgtaatgagaaatatatattgttcctggagcacacacactcttactgtTCGCTATAATTAAGCACTATGGCTTTTCTATGGAGCGAAACCACTCTGagatgccatatatatatacgtttcatAAAACCCTGTGACGTACCTGGTCATGTGATGACTTTGTTGTTATTAGACTCGACCTGTGCATGAGCAAGAGAGATAATATTCAGTGGGAAGCACTGCCTTTGGCAGTCAGTAAGTACGAAATAGAACCAACTTCACATAGACAAAGAACGGACAAAGACTAAGGGAGATATTAAAAGCATGAACCAAACAAAGGGAACTAATGAGATGATTATTAGAAAACAGGTGAACTGAATGACATAATAGGCAACTCAGGAAAACTAGGTCACTTTAGTTTACATGTGGGTGCAATGTTGTTGAACATTCACCCACATGTAAACTTAAGGTTTTGGTTTTGCatctttgcatttaaaacagcCTGTTGAATTCTCATACTGATAAGCCTTATCATGAGGAGTTCACTCAGATAACAACATCTCTGACAAAGCTCTGTACTTCATCTGACGGCAGTTTAGCATGAGTCCACCATATACATATTCACACACATACGGTCACATATGCAAAACATGTGTACTCTAGAAAACCGCCACTACAACAGAACTGTTAATGATTGAAGAGAAGGGAAAAAATATGTCTGTATCACATGTCAGTGCCTTGCTGTTACAACCACACTAACTGTTATAAatagttcagacaggaaccactttggcaagtttacttgagtttattgaacacaatttatctttggtggtgtggttccttatgggggttcttgctcccagaataactgaacataaaagaGTTTTAACATTAACTCCCCGGAACCGtgaatttagaaatatataataattaagacttttaataaagtctttgaagcaaacggtgataatcatgtagatgtggcagtggtacgtctatcctatagcctggttatgaagatgggtgtctctctgcagtgaggtccatgccagctaagatttttggaagccttagtgatcttaAAAAACAAGacgacagccagaaggtgcgcagtagtgtgctcatgcttataatgtgtagggagggagggttgcgagcagttgagcatacttaccgagcagtggtGCCATGTCAGAGTTTCCGCTAGAAAAAAATGGTGCCGGTCAAAGTGACAGGCAGAGGTTTCGTTTTCCggacattttgatgatatgccaGTCAAATATCTCCTCTTAATTAGTCAAGTTAAGGAAAACTGAAAGCAGTTTATGTAacttaaaaaatgacataatcaggccgtatatgcaacatgtttattagcctTTTATTACTTTCaaatagacagaaaaaaaaaaacatgaacgtCCAATTGGTGTCAATCAACCAATTGTTTTTTACTATGGTTTCACATTTCATTGTTTAACAAACCAACCCCCCTTCCCCACATAAAATATCCGAATATAGCATTGTTTTCACTCAAGCAAACTTAATTATAAACtcagcagaggtgggtagagtacccaaaaactttacttaagtaaaagtaaaagtaattctagaaatatttactcaagtaaaagtaaaagtactagtcttgaatagttacttgagtaagagtaaaagagtatcggataaaaaatctactcaagtagttagttactagttactttgggtcatatatacggagcctttttttatatagatatatagacaaaaaatgtaagtaatgtatgtgtgtgtgtataaatgtatatatttcatcagcctttaatccaatttatgtaatttattataaaaccctgtctgtttatttaagtaacaaatataggtatcatgccataacatatttttaatacgactgactttattttaaatgtgaatttaacattgacagttaatgtgatataaatattgctactaatatttcattgttcagaaagagagcaaataacatttacattgaacataattttcactgacagtctagatttcattcactctcagaaactaccattaaaatcactgaaactgttaacactgtgaaatcaatatcttaattatagattcgtacacacatctgcactttgttgtttctgacgagagaattcggcagaaagaggtattcagtaagtgagcgagtgaaggaagcacagacatttcagcgatgactcatcggaacgcctctgattggccattgcattcaaaagctcaacagaaccgtgtgtgattggttaatgcgcagcgctgtaaaaacgcgtctgtctctggctcagcgccagcaagcgatcacagatgtaaatttagcagctgatgatatgacttgctgaacctactcgcactggtgtgattgtattaaaattaataaaatcttaatcggctattctttgtcttttggaagctgcattcaacctgttacaagccacacacgtacaacaaactaatgtcacagtggtatcgtgtactgtaatcgaatgtagcccaagttattacctgttaaacagtagacagcacacgcgttcatctaataaggatctccaccgcaagcaaataatagcctttgcagattagctttcaattcagtgcagttccatagccccgttttcaacgctgctaatattcttaaacgttacaactctgagtgaaccgcttcagagctcagcgcgtgcagcatggaactgaacgactcaatcaaactgattcatgaaccaattcactcgtttgccgactggtttgatcaagcctttgaacagagttgactcaaaagaatgaatcattcgcgaatgggcatcgctcattgtccagagaaaagtagacagcgcgtttggaataaactgaagcatttattgcattaagataaagtaacgagaggggcgtcgcccacagtaacgaagtaaaagtatagatttttcccaaaaaatgtactcaagtaagagtataaagtacccatctttaaatatactccgaaaagtattcgttaccccgaaaaattactcaagtaaatgtaacgaagtaaatgtaactcgttactacctaCCTCTGAAACTCAGTATGTCTCATTTAGCTGGTAACATTTAAATTGGCCACCGTGTGAAATGACTCCTTGTCAAATTAACTTGAACAAACAAATGACTAGGCCTATAACATTGTCTCGCGTCATTTTTGGCTACTTTTTACGCTTTTTTGCAGTGCTGAATTGTGCAGCTGGCGACTTGAAATCAAAACTTCCCAGTGTCTCTCCACAACTTGCAATGCGCATAAGCCGCGTAACCTTGTTCTCCGCAAGGCATCTTCGCTGCTTCGTCTTGATCCGATTCTGCAGCGAGAACCCCCTCTCTGCAGGAACACTCGAGACAGGGATTACACAGGCTATCTTGGCGAGCTTGGTCCACTCTGGATACATTTAGTTGAAATCACGTATGAGGACTTCGCAGGCTGTGGAGAAATGCAATCCTCCATAGCCATGGAGCGCTGTCATGACAGCGAGGGCATCACATTGCAGGCTTACGGTATCGATAAGAGGAGCGGTGTCCGCAGACTCAAGGcttgtaaaattgtaaataatccTTCTGATTGCTGGTTCTGAATATTCTTGGAGAgctataacataatataattgtTGAGAACGATATCAGAATTATAGGCCTACAAAAGAATGCTGCGTTTATTATAAATAGGCCTGTATGGGTCATTCTGTGGAAATGTCAACTTTTCTGTCCctagcctttaaaaaaaatagtaggcatacacttaaaaacacttttaaaataaaacaatatgttaTTTGAAAAATGACACCTTCTTGAGCCATCAATAGGctgtttgatttttattaattctatATAATTCCCAGAAGTGTTTGTCCCCACAGGTAAAGTGCTTTTTGAGGCCAATAACAAGTTTTTAcaccatttaaaatacaataatgtagGCTATACATAACTATCAAatatatttgatatcatatttaaactataaagtatatatttttttctgtgacatgtgacataataataattttacatccATTTAATTCTGCTACACTCAAAAGTTAAGATTTAAAGGACTGCATCATTAATTTTAACCGGTTTTCAAATAGTTTCATTGTTACATGGTTGCGCAAACAAACTAACCTCATTCAAGCACACTTTTAACaaacctgattaaaataaataaaacattatctctgttgtattattatttttcatttttattaatatttaataaaaaccttTGAAATTGCCAAAGTAAGGTAACCCCAGTGACAAAAAATTTACATGCCgtctttaaataaatgcacaaaaaatattaaattgaattttatatttgacatttttattaatctaataatttggtgtaagtttaaatgttagaaaaacaaataaatttctgtagaatgacccatATAATATATCAACATCTCCTACTTACCACTATGTGTCTGCGGATATCTAGAGGGGTTCAGAAGGGCATCGAGGCAGTGAAGTACATACATGCAATCCTCGGGGAACCGATCTAGCAAGGCATCTATCAGATGTTGAACATAGCGTTCTCTGGCTTCTTTGAAAGCTTCAATGAAGTGGTCGCTTGAATTGGTCACTTTGACATCCTTGTATGTGCCGTCTTTATATCCCGCATGGAATGTTTCCTCTTCTGGACCGGGGACATCTCGTAAGTGTCTAAATGCCGCGTCAGATGCTTGCACTATTGGCCGGATGCTGGAAAGATTGACGTTGTCtttctgaaaaactaaattcagttttgtcatcaCTGGTAGTAGATCGGCCAGTGCGTGAGTCAGGGCTATGAAGCTGTATGTCTGGATTTGACCAAGCAGCCCTTGTGCTTGGGTATTTCCTCCGACTGCCTCTTCATTAATTTCCATGGCCACAGCTGCCCAGTTGTGCTTCATGGCCTCCACAGCCCTGTGTAGGGATAG
This genomic stretch from Carassius auratus strain Wakin unplaced genomic scaffold, ASM336829v1 scaf_tig00011864, whole genome shotgun sequence harbors:
- the LOC113073309 gene encoding zinc finger protein 862-like, with translation MKHNWAAVAMEINEEAVGGNTQAQGLLGQIQTYSFIALTHALADLLPVMTKLNLVFQKDNVNLSSIRPIVQASDAAFRHLRDVPGPEEETFHAGYKDGTYKDVKVTNSSDHFIEAFKEARERYVQHLIDALLDRFPEDCMYVLHCLDALLNPSRYPQTHSALQEYSEPAIRRIIYNFTSLESADTAPLIDTVSLQCDALAVMTALHGYGGLHFSTACEVLIRDFN